In Emticicia oligotrophica DSM 17448, a genomic segment contains:
- a CDS encoding alpha/beta hydrolase-fold protein, translated as MKNFLKFSLLAATIVGSINIVEAQQAAIIEDFKPSVLNQPQQEFPMVNSQGYVRFKIVAPAADSVRVSLGLGGRGGTKLAKAEDGSWTGTTEGPMDEGFHYYNVRIDGGKFNDPGTLNFYGSVRWESGIEIPAKDQEFYTLKNVPHGNVQQILFPSPSTNTSRRAFVYTPPGYEKSKEKYPVLYLQHGWGEDETAWMNQGRANLIMDNLIAEGKIKPFIIVCTYGMTNDIRPGQPGGLRNFKIEPFQTVLIDELIPYVDANFRTIAKKEKRAMAGLSMGGFETKTISMNKTDVFTYYGLLSGGTYAPADFKDKPQPKLIFLSCGSKERPDGVRKAGEELKAAGFNAVSYVSEGTAHEFQTWRRSLFQMAPLLFQ; from the coding sequence ATGAAAAACTTTCTCAAATTTAGCCTTTTAGCTGCAACAATCGTTGGTAGTATCAATATTGTTGAGGCACAACAAGCAGCCATTATCGAAGATTTTAAACCTTCGGTGCTCAATCAGCCGCAGCAAGAGTTTCCAATGGTAAACTCGCAAGGTTATGTACGCTTCAAAATTGTTGCTCCCGCTGCCGATAGTGTACGTGTAAGTTTAGGACTAGGTGGGCGTGGAGGAACCAAACTAGCTAAAGCTGAAGATGGCTCGTGGACGGGAACAACGGAAGGTCCCATGGATGAAGGCTTCCACTACTACAACGTAAGAATTGATGGCGGTAAATTCAATGACCCCGGAACCTTGAATTTTTATGGCTCAGTTCGCTGGGAGAGCGGTATAGAAATTCCAGCCAAAGACCAAGAATTTTATACATTAAAGAATGTTCCGCACGGAAATGTTCAACAAATTCTTTTCCCATCGCCAAGCACGAATACTTCAAGAAGAGCATTTGTATATACTCCTCCTGGTTATGAAAAAAGTAAAGAGAAGTATCCTGTTTTATATCTTCAACATGGTTGGGGCGAAGACGAAACCGCTTGGATGAACCAAGGTAGAGCCAATTTAATTATGGATAATTTGATTGCAGAAGGAAAAATTAAACCATTTATTATTGTCTGCACTTATGGAATGACGAATGATATTCGGCCGGGTCAACCTGGTGGTTTACGAAACTTCAAAATCGAACCTTTCCAAACTGTTTTAATTGATGAATTGATTCCTTATGTGGATGCTAATTTTAGAACTATAGCTAAAAAAGAAAAACGAGCAATGGCAGGCCTTTCGATGGGTGGTTTTGAAACAAAAACAATCTCCATGAACAAAACAGATGTTTTTACTTACTATGGTTTGTTGAGTGGCGGAACTTATGCACCAGCCGATTTCAAAGATAAACCACAGCCTAAACTGATATTTTTAAGTTGTGGCAGTAAAGAGCGTCCTGATGGTGTTCGTAAGGCAGGTGAAGAACTGAAAGCGGCAGGTTTCAACGCCGTAAGTTATGTTTCAGAAGGAACAGCCCATGAATTCCAA